Within the Fundidesulfovibrio soli genome, the region GGCCGTATCCACGTACTTGAACACGGTGTGCCGCCCCCACTCGTTGTAGTCTGCGCGGCAGGGAAGGAAGGCGTGGAAGATGGCTCCCGCTCGGCGCGCCGGAGAATAAAACACCCCCGCCAGGCAGGAGCCCAGCACGGTCTGGACGATGGTCGGGGACATGTACAGCCCGCCCTCGGCCACCTTGAGGTATTCGGTGGCCGCGCCTGGATGGCGGGTCTGCATCTCCCTCAGCACCATGGGGGGATTCGTTCGCGGGCAGATCAGGGCGCACCTCCGCAGCCGAAAATCCCTCAGGCGGAAACGCAACCTGGTCGGGATTATTCCTATTAGGAATCTAGCACCTTCCTCCCTGACTGACAACCTACCTGGGCGGTTCCAGCCCGGCCACTGGCGCAGGCTGGCCGCCTCTGCTATGGAGTACTGATGGACGCCGTGATCGAGGCCGTGGGCCTGCGCAAACATTTCGGAACTTTCGCCGCCGTGGACGGGCTGGACATGCGGGTGCCGCGCGGCAGCGTCTACGGCCTGCTGGGGCCCAACGGGGCCGGCAAGACCTCCACCATCCGCATGGTCTACGGGTTCAGCCCCAAAACCGGTGGCGAACTGCGCGTGTTCGGGCAGGACATCGACGTCCACTGGCGCTCCATCAGGGCGCGCATCGGGGTCTGCCAGCAGGAGAACACCCTGGACCCCGACCTCACCGTGGAGCAGAACATGCTGGCCTTCGCAGGCTATTTCGCCATGGACTCCGCCACGGCCCGGGCGCGCTCCGCCGAACTGCTGGAGTTCTTCTCTCTGGATACCCGCCGCAAGGACGACGTGCGCGACCTCTCCGGCGGCATGGCCCGCAGGCTCATGCTGGCCCGCGCCCTGGTCAACGCCCCGGAACTGGTCATCCTGGACGAGCCCACCACCGGGCTGGACCCGCAGTCGCGCCACCAGCTCTGGGACAGGCTGCTGGACCTGCGCGCACAGGGCCTGACCATCTTCATCACCACCCACTACATGGACGAGGCCGCCATCCTCTGCGACGAACTGCTGATCATGGACAACGGGAAAGCGCTGGTGCGCGGTACCCCTGCCGCGCTGATCGCCTCCCATTCGGGCAAGGCCGTGCTGGAGATCACCAACCCCGACGAGTCCACCCGGGCCGCCGCCGAGGCGTCCTCCCTCGATACGGAGGACTTCGGGCGACGCGTGCTGGTCTTCGCCGAGGACTTCTCCGAACTGGAGGCGCTGCGGGCCGCCCTGCCTCCCGGGCAGCACGTGCTGCGCCCCTCCACCCTGGAGGACGTCTTCCTGCGCCTCACCGGCAGGGAGCTGCGCGAATGAAGATGCTCTCGAGAATCTCGTCGCGCCTGTGGCGGGTCTGGGCGCGCAACCTGATGGTCTACCTGCGCACCTGGAAGGTCAACTTCATACCGCCCATGGCCGAGCCGGTGCTCTACATCCTGGCCTTCGGCGCGGGCATCGGCGGGCTTGTGGGCAGCGTGCGCGTGGACGGCGCGTCCGTGCCGTACACCGCCTACATCGCCCCGGGCCTCATCGCGGCCTCGGTGATGTGGCAGTCCTTCTACGAGAACACCTACTCGTCCTTCGTGCGCATGTTCTACCAGAAGACCTTCGACGCCATGCTGGCCACACCCCTCTCCCTGGAGGACGTGATCACGGCGGAGATCGTCTGGGGGGCGACCAAGTCGGTTGCCAGCACGGTGCTCATGGGCACGGTCATCGCCTGCTTCGGGCTGATCTCGCTGCCGGACGGGCTCTGGCTGATCCCGCTCTCGGCGCTGGGCGGGCTGGCTTTCGGGTCTGTGGCCATGTGGCTCACCGGGCTGACCCCCACCATCGAGATGTTCAACCTGCCCATCTTCCTGTTCATCACGCCCATGTTCCTGTTCAGCGGAGCGTTCTTCCCGGTGGAGGGCCTGCCTGCCTGGGCCTCGGGCCTGGCGCAGCTGCTGCCGCTCTACCACCTGACGCAGGCCAGCCGCGCCCTGTGCCTGGGCACGGCCACGGCGAAGATCTGGTGGAATGCGGCCTACCTGGCCCTGTTCACGGTGGTGTTCTACCCGCTGGCCGTGGAGGCCATGAGGAAGCGGCTGATCAAGTAGGCGCGGACGCTCCCACGCCTGTGGGCTGCTCCAGCGCGAGGCTTTGCCGCTTCGTGTGGAACGCGCCAGCGCTCCATACGAGAACAGCCCGGGCGAGCCCCCCATTGCGGGGGGGCTCGCCCGGGCTGTTCTCGTCGAGGAAAAAATCCGCCTAGCCCCTCACCGTGGTCTCGGTCAGCTATCACCTTCTTCTCGGTCAGCTCCACCACCTCCCTGGCCTCGGCCAGGTTCGGGTCGCGGTCCAGGGCGGAGCGGGCCGCGTCGTAGGCCTTGTCCCACTGGCCCATTTTGTAGAGCACCTTGGCCAAGGTCACGTAGGTCTTGGGGTGCGCGCCGAAGTTCTTGAGCGCCTCACGCAGGAACTTCTCCGCCATGGTGAGTTCGCCGATGGCCTGGCAGGCCTCAACAGCCATGCCGTAAGCGGCGGCGTCCTTGGGGTTGATCTCGATGGCGCGCTCCGTGAAAGGGATCACGTCGCCCGGCAGTTTGGCGTCCGCGAGCATCCTGGCGGCGCGGCTGAAGATGCCCGGCTCGTCCGGGTACTGTTCGCAGACGTTGTTGAGCAGGCGCCTGGTGGAGGGCAGATTCTTCTCCCGCAGGGCCTCG harbors:
- a CDS encoding ABC transporter permease, with the protein product MKMLSRISSRLWRVWARNLMVYLRTWKVNFIPPMAEPVLYILAFGAGIGGLVGSVRVDGASVPYTAYIAPGLIAASVMWQSFYENTYSSFVRMFYQKTFDAMLATPLSLEDVITAEIVWGATKSVASTVLMGTVIACFGLISLPDGLWLIPLSALGGLAFGSVAMWLTGLTPTIEMFNLPIFLFITPMFLFSGAFFPVEGLPAWASGLAQLLPLYHLTQASRALCLGTATAKIWWNAAYLALFTVVFYPLAVEAMRKRLIK
- a CDS encoding ABC transporter ATP-binding protein, yielding MDAVIEAVGLRKHFGTFAAVDGLDMRVPRGSVYGLLGPNGAGKTSTIRMVYGFSPKTGGELRVFGQDIDVHWRSIRARIGVCQQENTLDPDLTVEQNMLAFAGYFAMDSATARARSAELLEFFSLDTRRKDDVRDLSGGMARRLMLARALVNAPELVILDEPTTGLDPQSRHQLWDRLLDLRAQGLTIFITTHYMDEAAILCDELLIMDNGKALVRGTPAALIASHSGKAVLEITNPDESTRAAAEASSLDTEDFGRRVLVFAEDFSELEALRAALPPGQHVLRPSTLEDVFLRLTGRELRE
- a CDS encoding tetratricopeptide repeat protein codes for the protein MATKALAAGSKAFEAYATSTAIMGRAKFELEILLADMLRELELVPDIKAQLRGPFIYKRGSEKQFSQALAGLCAHLEKLEQAAAEKVQRDRQDRIATFFEKAAEALREKNLPSTRRLLNNVCEQYPDEPGIFSRAARMLADAKLPGDVIPFTERAIEINPKDAAAYGMAVEACQAIGELTMAEKFLREALKNFGAHPKTYVTLAKVLYKMGQWDKAYDAARSALDRDPNLAEAREVVELTEKKVIADRDHGEGLGGFFPRREQPGRAPPQWGARPGCSRMERWRVPHEAAKPRAGAAHRRGSVRAYLISRFLMASTASG